One genomic window of Acidovorax radicis includes the following:
- a CDS encoding helix-turn-helix transcriptional regulator, translated as MEALQNPGQQTPSLLRIEQVADRIQRGRSWIWGAVRQGAFPAPRRLSSRCTRWDSRAVDQWIEQQLAEVPK; from the coding sequence ATGGAAGCATTGCAAAACCCAGGTCAGCAGACGCCAAGCCTGCTGCGTATTGAGCAGGTAGCTGACCGCATTCAGCGGGGCCGTTCGTGGATTTGGGGTGCAGTTCGGCAAGGGGCGTTTCCCGCACCGCGGCGCCTCTCTTCGCGGTGCACTCGCTGGGATAGCCGTGCTGTTGATCAGTGGATTGAGCAGCAGCTCGCAGAGGTTCCAAAGTGA
- a CDS encoding toprim domain-containing protein, whose translation MDQAKEKAAEVLRAPKAAIQKSDMAIIKRQPDRVNLPMLQTMQLAGLSPAKALELVPDGKLRRYRVDGDKAGSANGWYVKYDGPILAGAFGSWKTGESHNWREASAKPPTPAERAAMQRHMQAAQAARVIEQDRVHGEARAKAERLWRMARPATNAHPYLERKRINAIGIRRLRDMLLIPARDAAGVLHTLQFIGADGAKRFLTGGRIAGCYFAMGRPADSLLLCEGMATGATLHQATGCAVAVAFNCGNLPAVARALRAKFPAVRIVVCADDDSRTPGNPGLTRAREAARAVGGFLAVPRFEGVNHG comes from the coding sequence ATGGATCAAGCCAAAGAAAAAGCCGCCGAGGTGTTGCGAGCACCCAAGGCGGCTATCCAGAAATCAGACATGGCAATTATCAAGCGACAGCCTGACCGGGTCAACCTGCCGATGCTGCAGACCATGCAGCTGGCAGGCCTGTCGCCAGCCAAAGCGCTGGAGCTGGTGCCCGATGGCAAGCTGCGCCGCTACCGCGTCGATGGCGACAAGGCGGGCAGCGCCAACGGGTGGTATGTGAAGTACGACGGCCCTATCCTGGCGGGCGCGTTCGGCAGTTGGAAAACAGGCGAGTCCCACAACTGGCGCGAGGCAAGCGCGAAACCACCCACACCCGCAGAGCGGGCCGCCATGCAGCGGCACATGCAGGCCGCGCAGGCGGCGCGGGTGATAGAGCAGGACCGTGTGCATGGCGAAGCGAGGGCGAAGGCCGAACGCCTGTGGCGCATGGCCCGCCCGGCGACCAATGCCCACCCCTATCTGGAGCGCAAGCGGATCAACGCCATAGGTATCCGGCGGCTGCGCGACATGCTGTTGATACCTGCCCGCGATGCGGCGGGCGTGCTGCACACGCTGCAGTTCATTGGCGCAGATGGCGCCAAACGCTTTCTGACCGGCGGGCGCATAGCGGGCTGCTATTTCGCCATGGGCAGGCCAGCCGATAGCCTGCTGCTGTGCGAGGGCATGGCCACTGGGGCCACGCTGCACCAGGCCACCGGCTGCGCGGTGGCGGTCGCGTTCAATTGCGGCAACCTGCCCGCCGTGGCGCGGGCGTTGCGTGCAAAGTTTCCGGCAGTGCGCATCGTGGTGTGTGCGGACGATGACAGCCGCACCCCTGGCAACCCCGGACTGACCCGCGCCCGTGAGGCCGCGCGGGCGGTGGGTGGCTTCCTGGCGGTGCCTCGATTCGAGGGGGTGAACCATGGTTGA
- a CDS encoding YfjI family protein, translating to MVEKTFPPLPESLTDFNDLAAVDGLEAVRELVEQAVPATPAPPPPEWPDPILPGMRRVPDIPATVLPDWLAAMAHAVAESTQTPPALSVMSSLAVLATVLQRRFEVAPYGDSYTEPLALWTLSATPSGTRKSAVLNAMLGPLVHWEKLMRDRMRREIVRVNAVRAVAEKRIERLKQDAAKAKDSTERESLTAEIEREQNDMPDELRAPRLFTGDTTAERLQALLVEHGERMAVHSDEAGIFLIMAGIYNGGAANLDVFLQGHAGTTMRVDRAGRSAHIDQPALSFGLLLQPGVMAEVASSRRFRDSGLLARFLYAIPVSNVGTRDVRKRAPIPDGVRDEYEHRLHQLLKGVPAPIAAPKTLTLCEAAREIWLDMAEAIEREQGEGGRYESISDWTSKLPGAVARIAALLQLATTGLESTEVGFECMDNAVTLARLLIPHAQAAFGMLGTDAIDVDAAAIVRWVRLHGLVEFTKREAQRAQEGRFRSVDRLQKALDRLEHQDVVRSFKRHNKGAPPSTCYQVNPKALST from the coding sequence ATGGTTGAAAAGACCTTCCCCCCGCTGCCCGAATCGCTGACCGACTTCAACGACCTGGCTGCCGTCGATGGCCTGGAGGCTGTGCGCGAGCTGGTTGAGCAGGCCGTACCAGCGACCCCTGCACCACCGCCACCAGAGTGGCCTGATCCCATCTTGCCGGGCATGCGGCGCGTGCCCGATATCCCTGCGACCGTGCTGCCCGACTGGCTTGCCGCGATGGCCCATGCCGTGGCTGAGAGCACGCAGACACCGCCAGCACTGTCGGTCATGTCATCTTTGGCCGTGCTGGCCACGGTGCTGCAGCGCCGGTTTGAGGTGGCGCCCTATGGCGACAGCTACACCGAGCCGCTGGCGTTGTGGACCCTGAGCGCCACGCCCAGCGGCACCCGCAAGAGCGCGGTGCTGAATGCAATGCTGGGGCCGCTGGTGCATTGGGAAAAGCTGATGCGCGACCGCATGCGCCGTGAGATCGTGCGCGTGAACGCTGTCCGGGCCGTGGCAGAAAAGCGCATCGAGCGCCTGAAGCAAGACGCGGCCAAGGCCAAGGATTCGACAGAGCGCGAGTCGCTGACTGCAGAGATAGAGCGCGAGCAAAACGACATGCCAGACGAGCTGCGGGCCCCCCGGCTGTTCACTGGCGACACCACCGCCGAGCGGCTGCAGGCGCTGCTGGTGGAGCATGGCGAGCGCATGGCTGTGCACAGCGACGAGGCGGGAATCTTCCTCATCATGGCAGGCATCTACAACGGCGGGGCTGCAAACCTTGACGTGTTCCTGCAAGGCCACGCGGGCACCACCATGCGCGTGGACCGGGCAGGGCGCAGCGCGCACATCGACCAGCCTGCACTGTCCTTTGGACTGCTGCTGCAGCCTGGCGTTATGGCCGAGGTGGCCAGCTCGCGCAGGTTCCGGGACTCTGGCCTGCTGGCCCGGTTTCTGTACGCCATACCCGTCAGCAACGTGGGCACCCGCGACGTGCGCAAACGGGCACCCATCCCCGATGGTGTGCGCGACGAATACGAGCACCGATTGCACCAGCTGCTGAAGGGTGTGCCCGCTCCTATCGCAGCACCCAAGACCCTAACCCTGTGCGAGGCCGCGCGCGAAATCTGGCTGGACATGGCCGAGGCTATCGAGCGTGAGCAGGGCGAGGGCGGGCGGTATGAATCCATTAGCGACTGGACCAGCAAGCTACCCGGCGCCGTGGCGCGTATCGCCGCGCTGCTGCAGCTGGCCACCACGGGCTTGGAGTCCACCGAGGTGGGCTTTGAGTGCATGGACAACGCTGTGACCTTGGCGCGTCTCCTGATCCCCCATGCGCAGGCGGCGTTCGGGATGCTGGGAACCGACGCTATCGATGTGGACGCAGCTGCCATCGTGCGTTGGGTGCGGTTGCATGGGCTGGTTGAGTTCACCAAGCGCGAGGCGCAGCGTGCACAGGAGGGTCGATTCAGGAGCGTGGACAGGTTGCAGAAGGCCCTCGACAGGCTGGAACACCAAGACGTTGTGCGGTCATTCAAGCGCCATAACAAGGGCGCACCCCCCAGCACTTGCTACCAGGTGAACCCCAAGGCTCTGTCGACATAG
- a CDS encoding helix-turn-helix domain-containing protein yields MVIDLSGTATQTALADLVGVTQPTISNLMADGKIPSAGTLGDLLHAYCQRLRAQAAGRLGEAGGLDLVQERAALAREQREGQAIKNAVARREYAPIGLLADVLGMASSAVVDRFDQLENMLSKACPDLPDEAKTAVLQVIASARNEWIRSTGRLVADSIDAMVDSQDDGDEVAELEGGAR; encoded by the coding sequence ATGGTGATTGATCTATCCGGTACAGCCACGCAGACGGCATTGGCTGATTTGGTGGGCGTGACGCAGCCGACCATCAGCAACCTCATGGCGGACGGCAAGATTCCATCAGCGGGCACCCTTGGCGACCTTCTGCACGCCTACTGCCAGCGATTGCGGGCGCAGGCAGCGGGCCGCTTGGGTGAAGCGGGCGGCCTTGATCTGGTGCAAGAGCGGGCGGCCTTGGCGCGTGAACAGCGCGAGGGGCAGGCAATCAAGAATGCCGTGGCTCGCAGGGAATACGCGCCGATAGGACTATTGGCCGATGTGCTGGGTATGGCATCCAGCGCGGTAGTGGACCGTTTCGACCAACTGGAGAACATGCTGTCCAAGGCATGCCCAGACCTGCCAGACGAAGCCAAGACGGCCGTTCTGCAGGTGATTGCCTCTGCGCGCAATGAGTGGATTCGCTCCACGGGGCGTCTGGTTGCCGACAGCATCGACGCCATGGTGGACAGTCAAGATGATGGTGACGAGGTTGCCGAGCTGGAAGGGGGCGCCCGATGA
- a CDS encoding DeoR/GlpR family DNA-binding transcription regulator: MLPDQRYQRIRALLSNFDHVSTERIAIDLGVSRETVRRDVAELELMGELRRIYGGVRRAAPEPEAPLKERAKIQREEKRAIAREAAKLLLPGQAVFIDAGSTVSLLAEELASLRGLTVITNSFDVALKLSVPDNQGQQRHSVHVLGGTPNASIAANYGATTVIEIQRWRVDWAMLSPVGVAGDLGASNHEPAEAEVARAMAGQATHTVILADHTKIGQRSRVSFCPVGDIYKLITDKRARKLTALSALQEAGCDIVLA; encoded by the coding sequence ATGCTTCCAGACCAACGCTACCAGCGCATACGCGCTCTGCTGAGTAACTTCGATCATGTCTCGACCGAGCGCATCGCGATCGACCTCGGCGTATCCCGGGAAACAGTCCGTCGTGACGTGGCTGAACTGGAGCTGATGGGGGAGCTGCGACGCATCTACGGGGGTGTAAGGCGCGCAGCACCAGAACCCGAAGCGCCCTTGAAAGAGCGCGCCAAAATACAAAGGGAAGAAAAACGCGCCATCGCCCGCGAAGCCGCCAAGCTGCTGCTGCCCGGCCAAGCCGTATTCATCGACGCAGGCAGCACGGTTTCGCTGCTGGCGGAAGAGCTGGCCTCGCTACGCGGATTGACGGTCATCACCAACTCCTTCGATGTGGCGCTGAAGCTCAGCGTGCCTGACAACCAAGGCCAACAGCGACACAGCGTCCATGTACTCGGCGGCACCCCCAATGCCAGCATCGCCGCCAACTACGGCGCAACCACTGTCATCGAAATTCAACGCTGGCGCGTCGACTGGGCAATGCTGTCGCCGGTCGGAGTGGCAGGCGATCTGGGCGCCAGCAATCACGAACCCGCCGAAGCAGAGGTGGCTCGCGCGATGGCTGGACAAGCCACGCATACCGTCATCTTGGCCGACCATACCAAGATCGGCCAACGCAGCCGCGTCAGTTTTTGCCCGGTGGGGGACATCTACAAGCTCATCACCGACAAACGAGCACGCAAGCTGACTGCACTGTCTGCACTTCAAGAGGCAGGCTGCGACATAGTGCTGGCCTAA
- a CDS encoding phosphocholine-specific phospholipase C, with the protein MTLNRRNFLRSAATAAGSSAALAMFPPAIQKALAIQANNATGTIKDVEHIVVLTQENRSFDHYFGALNGVRGFGDRFPIPVAARNGVSGKTVWYQPNATAGATPAWIAPFHLNTTQHFEYMRVEGTPHSWADAQQAWDLGRMDQWPAAKQNHSMGYFNKTDIPFQYAMANAFTLCDAYHCSTQTGTNTNRLFLWTGTNDPLKLGNGPSISNVYDWFDADKGDGGYNWTTYPERLQSAGITWQVYEDMDDNFTDNSLAGFQIFRAAWEQKPGYSEQLRQRGISTRKLDKLKEDVLNGTLPQISWVVAPAADSEHPGPSSPAQGADYTARVLDALTANPDVWSKTVLFVNFDENDGFFDHMPPPAVPSYASWSEDPANAVLAGESTASMVGEHHHNIQSYDDTPNQQQWKHRPYGLGPRVPMYVVSPWSKGGWVDSQVFDHTSVIRFMETRFGVMEPNISAWRRAVCGDLTSTFNFADPNNTAFYNNLPTTTASAQRAAALPGRTTPTLPDAPSMPVQEQGTRPSRALPYELHVTAVCIPANQQLSLSFENTGQAAAVFQVYDRLHLDALPRRYTVEAGKQIKTNWSLATDNGQYDLWVLGPNGFHRHFTGNAKTLAGPGQPNPEVQVCYDVANGDLMLTLRNTGLAACTFSATANAYFDSTPKTLTVNAGNEGAMDWPLKGSGYWYDFTVTVSGLKGYTRRFAGRLETGKPSISDPAMYGPAHADQLVITL; encoded by the coding sequence ATGACACTCAATCGCCGCAACTTTCTACGCTCCGCCGCCACCGCAGCGGGCTCCAGCGCCGCCCTCGCCATGTTTCCGCCAGCTATTCAGAAAGCCCTGGCCATCCAGGCCAACAACGCCACCGGCACCATCAAGGACGTGGAACATATCGTCGTGCTGACTCAGGAGAACCGCTCGTTTGACCACTACTTCGGCGCACTGAACGGCGTGCGTGGGTTTGGCGACCGCTTCCCGATCCCCGTGGCCGCGCGCAACGGCGTCAGCGGCAAGACCGTGTGGTACCAACCCAATGCCACGGCCGGAGCCACCCCGGCGTGGATTGCCCCGTTCCATCTGAACACCACCCAGCACTTCGAGTACATGCGGGTCGAAGGCACTCCCCACAGCTGGGCCGACGCACAGCAGGCATGGGACCTGGGTCGCATGGACCAATGGCCCGCCGCCAAACAGAACCACTCGATGGGCTACTTCAACAAGACCGACATCCCGTTCCAGTACGCGATGGCCAATGCTTTCACGCTCTGCGACGCCTACCACTGCTCCACACAAACCGGCACCAACACCAACCGCCTGTTTTTGTGGACCGGCACCAACGATCCGCTGAAACTGGGCAACGGGCCGTCGATTTCGAATGTGTATGACTGGTTTGATGCCGACAAGGGTGACGGCGGCTACAACTGGACCACCTACCCGGAGCGCCTGCAATCCGCCGGCATCACGTGGCAGGTTTATGAGGACATGGACGACAATTTCACCGACAACTCGTTGGCCGGTTTTCAGATTTTCCGCGCTGCATGGGAGCAAAAACCCGGTTACTCCGAACAACTGCGCCAGCGCGGCATCAGCACCCGCAAGCTGGACAAGCTCAAAGAGGACGTGTTGAACGGCACCCTGCCGCAAATCAGTTGGGTGGTTGCGCCTGCAGCAGATTCCGAACACCCTGGCCCATCAAGCCCTGCGCAAGGCGCAGACTACACAGCGCGGGTTCTGGATGCTTTGACCGCCAATCCCGATGTGTGGAGCAAGACCGTGCTGTTCGTCAATTTCGATGAAAACGACGGCTTCTTCGACCATATGCCGCCCCCCGCCGTGCCGTCATACGCCAGTTGGAGCGAAGACCCTGCCAACGCCGTGCTGGCCGGTGAATCGACCGCCAGCATGGTCGGCGAGCACCACCACAATATCCAGAGCTACGACGACACCCCCAACCAGCAGCAGTGGAAACATCGCCCGTACGGCTTGGGCCCGCGGGTGCCTATGTATGTGGTGTCGCCGTGGAGCAAAGGCGGCTGGGTAGATTCGCAGGTTTTCGACCACACTTCGGTCATCCGCTTCATGGAAACCCGGTTTGGTGTGATGGAGCCGAACATTTCGGCTTGGCGCAGAGCCGTGTGTGGGGACCTGACCAGCACGTTCAATTTTGCAGACCCGAACAACACCGCCTTCTACAACAACCTGCCCACCACCACCGCCTCGGCACAGCGCGCAGCAGCATTGCCCGGCCGCACCACACCAACGCTGCCAGACGCTCCATCGATGCCCGTGCAGGAACAGGGCACGCGCCCGTCCCGCGCCCTTCCCTACGAACTGCATGTGACGGCCGTTTGTATCCCTGCCAACCAGCAATTGAGCCTGAGTTTTGAGAATACAGGCCAAGCGGCTGCCGTGTTTCAGGTATATGACCGCCTGCATCTGGATGCTTTGCCACGGCGCTACACCGTAGAAGCGGGCAAACAGATCAAAACCAACTGGTCTTTAGCAACAGACAACGGTCAATACGATCTGTGGGTGTTGGGTCCCAATGGCTTCCATCGCCATTTCACCGGCAACGCCAAGACCTTGGCGGGACCAGGCCAGCCCAATCCTGAAGTGCAAGTGTGCTACGACGTCGCAAACGGCGATCTGATGCTCACCTTGCGCAACACCGGCCTGGCGGCCTGCACCTTTAGCGCAACAGCCAATGCCTATTTCGACAGCACACCCAAAACCCTGACGGTGAACGCTGGCAACGAAGGCGCGATGGACTGGCCGTTGAAGGGCAGCGGCTACTGGTATGACTTTACGGTCACGGTCTCTGGACTCAAGGGGTACACCCGACGGTTCGCCGGCCGACTGGAAACAGGCAAACCGTCCATCAGCGACCCTGCGATGTATGGCCCTGCCCACGCCGACCAGTTGGTGATCACCCTCTGA
- a CDS encoding TonB-dependent copper receptor, with translation MTRTPPFFRRRFLTPRVNPTPCVVACALLCSQMAVVHAQTAAETTLPSARVLDEVVVTAVHDHSAVTVVADPKVPRQPAPASDAADYLKSIPGFSAIRSGGSNGDPVFRGQFGSRLPILTNGTTLLGACPGRMDAPSSYISPETYDVLTVTKGPQTVLWGPGASAGTVRFDREQPDFSSGPVHFNASALGGSAGRNDQNIDLAVGNEHYYGRVTANHSHGQDYKDGNGNIVPSKWDKWNTDIALGLTPDANTLIEVTAGTGDGEARYGGRGMDGSQFKRESAALRWEKRNLTQAVAKLEAQLYYNDADHVMDNYTLRPFKPSGGMSMAMASNVARTTTGGRMAATLAPVEHWQVVAGLDFTKSRHDQRSGTSMVSYTTKPWRRDANFSDVGVFAEASWHASESGKLVSGLRIDHSQVSRYPVSSSEGMGSMSGMGATDATTVSSSNHRAQSALPSGFVRWEQDVKSINTSWYAGIGHVQRFPDYWELISPTNSAAASGDAFNQLRPEKTTQIDVGAQWRNDTWQVWSSAYVGRVTDFILFDYRSGSGVVRNVDANTAGFELGGSHHITPHWTLQGTMAYTWARNASDAKPLPQIPPFDAKIGADYSNGPWSSGALLRLVAPQHRYAIAQGNVVGRDFGASAGFGVFSVHAGYALTQQVKLTLGIDNLFDKAYAEHLNLAGNAGFGYPGSLSINEPGRSVWLRADVKF, from the coding sequence ATGACCCGCACCCCTCCTTTTTTTCGCCGTCGCTTTCTCACGCCCCGCGTGAACCCTACGCCGTGTGTCGTCGCATGCGCCCTGCTTTGCAGCCAGATGGCCGTCGTTCACGCACAGACCGCTGCAGAAACCACGCTCCCATCTGCGCGCGTTCTGGACGAAGTGGTTGTCACGGCGGTGCACGACCACTCGGCCGTAACGGTTGTCGCCGACCCCAAAGTCCCCCGGCAACCAGCGCCGGCCAGCGATGCAGCAGACTATTTGAAAAGCATCCCGGGGTTCTCAGCGATCCGCTCGGGCGGCTCCAACGGAGACCCCGTCTTTCGCGGCCAGTTTGGTTCGCGCCTTCCCATCCTGACCAATGGCACCACCTTGCTGGGCGCTTGCCCCGGCCGGATGGACGCGCCCAGCTCCTATATCTCCCCCGAGACCTACGATGTTCTGACGGTCACCAAAGGGCCGCAAACAGTGCTATGGGGCCCTGGCGCTTCTGCGGGCACGGTGCGTTTTGACCGCGAGCAGCCTGACTTCAGCAGCGGCCCAGTGCACTTCAATGCCAGCGCACTGGGCGGCTCGGCAGGGCGCAACGACCAGAATATCGACCTGGCTGTCGGCAATGAACACTACTACGGCCGCGTGACCGCCAACCACTCCCATGGTCAGGACTACAAGGACGGGAATGGCAACATCGTTCCGTCCAAGTGGGACAAATGGAATACCGACATTGCATTGGGACTCACCCCCGATGCAAACACCTTGATCGAAGTGACCGCTGGCACGGGTGATGGCGAAGCACGTTACGGCGGCCGGGGCATGGACGGCAGTCAATTCAAACGGGAAAGCGCAGCGCTGCGATGGGAGAAGAGAAACCTGACGCAGGCTGTTGCCAAGCTCGAAGCCCAGCTGTATTACAACGATGCCGACCACGTGATGGACAACTACACGCTGCGCCCGTTCAAGCCCTCGGGGGGCATGTCGATGGCCATGGCGAGCAATGTCGCCCGGACCACCACCGGAGGACGCATGGCTGCCACCCTGGCCCCCGTCGAGCATTGGCAAGTCGTCGCGGGACTGGACTTCACGAAGAGTCGGCATGACCAACGCAGCGGCACCTCAATGGTGTCCTACACCACCAAGCCGTGGCGCCGGGATGCCAACTTTTCTGATGTCGGTGTTTTCGCGGAAGCGTCGTGGCATGCCAGCGAAAGCGGAAAGCTGGTCAGCGGCTTGCGCATCGATCACAGCCAGGTATCGCGTTACCCCGTCAGTTCAAGCGAAGGCATGGGAAGCATGAGCGGCATGGGTGCCACGGACGCAACCACGGTATCGAGCAGCAACCACCGCGCGCAAAGCGCACTCCCCAGCGGCTTCGTTCGGTGGGAGCAAGACGTCAAATCCATCAACACCAGTTGGTACGCAGGCATTGGCCACGTGCAGCGATTCCCGGACTACTGGGAGCTGATCTCTCCAACCAACAGTGCGGCCGCGTCAGGCGACGCCTTCAATCAGCTGCGCCCCGAAAAAACTACACAAATCGATGTAGGTGCGCAATGGCGCAATGACACATGGCAAGTATGGAGCTCGGCCTACGTGGGGCGAGTCACCGATTTCATCCTGTTCGACTACCGCAGCGGCAGCGGCGTCGTCCGCAATGTCGATGCGAACACGGCCGGTTTCGAGCTGGGCGGCAGCCATCACATCACGCCGCACTGGACGCTGCAAGGAACCATGGCCTACACCTGGGCCCGCAACGCCAGCGACGCAAAGCCGTTGCCACAGATTCCACCGTTTGACGCAAAAATCGGCGCCGATTACAGCAACGGGCCATGGTCGTCCGGTGCGTTGCTGCGGTTGGTCGCACCACAACACCGCTATGCCATTGCTCAAGGCAACGTGGTGGGCCGCGACTTTGGAGCCAGCGCAGGGTTTGGTGTTTTCTCGGTGCATGCTGGCTACGCTCTGACCCAACAGGTCAAGCTGACATTGGGCATCGACAACCTGTTTGACAAGGCCTATGCCGAACACCTGAACCTTGCTGGAAACGCTGGCTTTGGCTACCCCGGATCCCTGTCCATCAACGAGCCGGGCAGAAGCGTTTGGCTTCGCGCCGACGTGAAGTTCTAG
- a CDS encoding DUF2946 family protein, with protein sequence MLERLRRNHHLTLAVLFVFGLALSAALLAGMQTRKALHLVDVCTTIGSEGPPAAQATAPFHDNTSSEALAHQGHEGSPACALCLALSTPSTVAQWAYRPPSAHVGHLWTGPELPRVAKATAPPPPSRAPPDQQTA encoded by the coding sequence ATGCTGGAGCGCCTTCGCAGAAACCACCACTTGACCCTCGCGGTCCTGTTTGTGTTTGGCCTGGCTTTGTCAGCGGCGCTGTTGGCCGGAATGCAGACGCGCAAGGCGTTGCACCTTGTGGATGTCTGCACCACCATCGGCAGCGAAGGACCACCCGCTGCACAGGCCACAGCGCCATTCCACGACAACACCTCAAGCGAAGCACTCGCGCACCAGGGCCACGAAGGCAGTCCCGCCTGCGCCCTGTGCCTGGCACTATCAACGCCATCCACAGTCGCCCAATGGGCATATCGCCCACCGTCAGCCCACGTAGGCCATCTGTGGACGGGGCCAGAACTGCCGCGCGTGGCCAAGGCAACAGCCCCACCGCCCCCATCGCGTGCACCGCCTGATCAACAGACTGCCTGA